The DNA sequence GGCTCTGAGCTTGGCCGTCTTCCCCATCATCCCCCCTCTTGGTGCCACAGGGTCCAGCGCCACCCCTTCGAGAGGATTGCCACCCCATTCCAGGTGTACAGTTGGACGGCCCCCCAGGCTGAGCACGCCATGGACTGTGTGCGTGCAGAGGATGCCTACACCTCCAGGCTGGGCTATGAGGAGCACATTCCTGGACAGGTGCCTGCAGCCTGGCCCcgccctccctgggcccctctctccccctccttgggTGGGTGACAGGCTGGGTTCTGTGCCCCTCTGCTTGTGTCTTGTTCTCTTGGGAGCTTCTGAGACTGTCCACAGGCAGGTAGAGGAAGGGGCTGTCCAGAGCGGGTCCTGGGGCCTGGGCTGAGTCCGCATCTCCCTCCCTTGTCCCTTTGCAGACCCGGGACTGGAACGAGGAACTGCAGACGACGAGGGAATTGCCCCGCAAGAACCTGCCTGAGCGGCTGCTTCGAGAAAGAGCTATATTCAAGGTGCCTACAGCTCCCTCTGCCCGACTGGCTGCCTCAGGCCAGCCTGGCACCCACCAAGAGGGCTGGTCAGGGTACCCTGCAGGGCACTGGCTGACTTCTCCTCTCCGGGCAGACTGTCTCAGCTCTGTTCTGTGACCTCTTCGAGACTTGGAGTCCATGGGCTGAGCAGAGGGTAGGGGGACCTCCTCCACTGTGGGCTGTGTGACAGGTTTCTTCTGGCTTCCCACCCTCCGCTCTGCCGCTGGGACCTTTTACTCCCTAGAGATGATAATGGTAAACATGAGATCTCACTGTGTTGAGTACAAACTTTGCCAGGGGCCGTGTCTGGTGTTTTATGGGCATTGTCTCCTGTCATCTTTGGGACACCTTGTAAAGAtcactgtttgctttttttttttttttcccccaaagagtttatttatttgacagagatcacaagtaggcagagaggcaggcagagagagaggggaaaacaggctccctactaagcagagggcccagtatggggctccatcccaggaccctgggatcatgacctgagccaaaggcagaggctttaacccactgagcccccaggcgccccaagatcacTGTTACATAGATAGCGGACACAGGTCTGAGCATTGACCTGGCCAAGTTCACCTGACACATAATGGGTGGATCTGAGACCTGCTCCTGTCCTTCCCCTCCTTGTGAATCCCTAAACTCTGCCGTCTCTCTGAGCATAAATTACTTTTTCTCAGAAGAGGGTTTCTTCCCTTTTTACAAGTGGGAGGAGGCTGAGGTTAGACCTCCATGACCCCCAGGGCTGTCCACCTGCCCCCATGTCTGGGGGAGCTTGACCAGGTGGGCTGAAACCTGCGGCTCTTGGGGGTGGGGCCtctctcaccctcctggtctTGGTCCCTCTCAGGTGCACAGCGACTTCACAGCTGCGGCCACGAGGGGTGCCATGGCAGTCATTGATGGCAATGTGATGGCCATCAACCCCAGCGAGGAGACCAAGATGCAGATGTTCATCTGGAACAACATCTTCTTTAGCCTGGGCTTTGATGTACGTGATCACTACAAGGACTTCGGTGGGGACGTGGCGGCGTATGTGGCACCCACCAATGACCTGAACGGGGTGCGCACTTACAATGCAGTGGACGTGGAGGGGCTGTACACCCTGGGCACGGTGGTGGTAGACTACCGTGGCTACCGCGTTACGGCCCAGTCCATCATCCCGGGCATCCTGGAGCGGGACCAGGAGCAGAGTGTCATCTACGGCTCCATTGACTTTGGCAAGACAGTGATGTCACACCCTCGCTACCTGGAGTTGCTGGAACGCACCAGCCGGCCTCTCAAGATCCTGAGGCACCGGGTGCTCAACGACCGGGATGAGGAGGTGGAGCTCTGCTCCTCTGTGGAGTGCAAGGGCATCATCGGCAATGACGGTCGCCACTACATCCTCGACTTGCTGCGCACTTTCCCCCCTGACCTCAACTTCCTGCCCGTGCCGGGCGAGGGGCTGCCCGAGGAGTGCACCCGTGCCGGCTTCCCCCGCGCCCACCGGCACAAGCTGTGCTGCCTGCGCCAAGAGCTCGTGGATGCCTTTGTGGAGCACAGGTAAGGGCCCAGGCTTTGGAGGGCGCCCTGCCAGGAGGCAGTGCTGGGGCCTTATCCTTGCTGGGAGAGGCTTTGGCCATTGTCATTACACCCCCGGCGTCTCCCGGGTGACCTCCGGCTCTGCAGCAAGGGTATCCTGGAGCTTTATGTTGGTGGAGAAGCAACAGTCAGAGCAGGGGCTCCCCGTGGAGGTGGCGCTCTAAATCCAAGGGGGCATAGGGAAATCTGctagaggtgttctgttttgttttgaagattttatatttattcatttgagagagtgaccGAGAGCACAGTAGTGAGGAGGGGCTGAGAGAgggggagcccgacgcggggatgcggggctccatcccaggaccccgggatcatgacctgagccgaaggcagatggttaaccaactgagccactcaaccACCCCTGCTAAAGTGTTTTAAATGTTCCAGTGCCAGGAGGTGTCACCGCTGCTGGCATTCAGTGCTTAGGAGTCAGCCACATCAAATGTCCCACACCACAGACCAGTCTCCTCAAAATGCCAGGGAGGTTGCTGTCTCCCTTGAAGCCTGGCATTCACGGAGCCCCGGCCCCTGGCCCCTGCCCCACTCACACTCCGTCTGCCGCCTTCCGGTTGGGAAGAGCTCAGTTTTTGCAGTGACCTGTGGTGGCTGGTTGGAGTTGCTGGGGTGCGGTGCGACCCCATGCTCATACGGGCCAGGAGTCTGGGGCATGTCGCAGGTCGCTGCAGCCAGCAGGAAGCTGCTGGCCAGTGAGGCTTGCTCTCCCATGTCTTGCTCTGCTTGCCCTGCTGTGCCCTAGGTACCTCCTGTTCATGAAGCTGGCTGCCCTACAGCTCATGCAGCAGAAGGCCGGCAGGATGGAGAGCTCTAGCACGCTGGAGAACGGGGACTCCCTGTCCTCGGAGTCAAAGCCTGAAGATCCCCCGGGACCTGAGGCCGGAAgtgaggaggaagggggtggCGCTAGTGGCCTGGCCAAGGTGAAGGAGCTGGCAGAGACCATCGCCTCAGATGACGGGACAGGTGGGGCCGCTGTGGATGTCGGGAGGGCCAAGCCTGCATCTGTCTtggcagttttctctgtgtggaTCTGGGGCGAGGCTCGGGGGCGCGAGGCACCTCCCaccgctgggggaggggcgctgcCTCCCAGCTGGCCGTGTCTTCACAGCAGACCCTCGGAGCCGGGAGGTGATCCGCAATGCCTGCAAGGCAGTTGGCTCCATTAGCAGCACAGCCTTTGACGTTCGCTTCAATCCTGATATCTTCTCACCAGGCAAGCTCTGCATTAGGCTGGGCAGAATCCTATGGGGGTCATCATGGGGTCCTGGGTGCTGGTGGGTGTTGCTCTCTGTCTCCCCCAGCTGCCTCCTTTCTGCCTGGCTCAGGCCTCTGTTCTCCATCCCCCAGGGGTTCGCTTCCCAGAGTCCTGCCAGGAGGAAGTTCGGGACCAGAAGCAGCTGCTGAAAGACGCCGCTGCCTTCCTGCTGTCCTGCCAGATCCCCGGCTTGGTGAGGGAGGTGCCACTGGTGTGAGGGGCTGCACGGGGCCTGCTGTGAAAGGCCCTGGTGCCTCATCCATCCACTTCTGTAAACTTGTAGAACCTTTACAGGAGTAACTTCCTTAGACCTGCTGGTCTATGAGGCAGATGGGGTAGAGTGCATTTGTCATCATCATAGAGATGGGGCCACTGACCAGAGAGGCCAAGGGAGGCATCAGGCACAGAGTCTGCTCTGTTGTGCCTTCCAGAGCAGCTGGCATCTGGGGGTCTGATCCTCTGAGCCCATGTGTGACAGGACAAGCGGGCACCTGTAAAAAAGGTGGGGAGGATCCTGTCCTCTGAGCCTCAACACGCTTTGTATGTAGGCTCTTTGGATGATGGGGCACTTGTTTCCTAGTAAGATAGCCCTGTGGTTGGGTGGCACACTTCTCTCAGATCTTTGAGCCAAGTGTTCCGTGCCCTGGCCCCCTGCCTGATCTCTCTGAGGCTTGGCACAAACTTCCAAGACTTGGCAGTGCTGGGGACCCCAAGTGGTCACCTCTGCTCTGTCCTGTGTGCCCAGAGGGGAGCCCTCATTCTTTTGGGCTCTGTCAGTGGGGCTCTCTCATCCCTGCTTCCCTCTTGGGTGGGCCTGGTTGTCACAGGGTGACTGCTGTCTCCCATTTTCCTGTTGCTTGTGCAGAAGACTGGGGGACACATTTCTCATGTCTTGACTGCTGATTTGTCTTCTTCACTCTTCCCAACTGTGAGCTCAAGTCTCAGTCCCCTCCTTCCCTCAGGACCTCAGGATAGCATGAGCTCCCCTGCCAGGAAGACCCGGGGCGGGCTTAGGTGGAGGGCCCGGGCTGGGGGAGCCTGACGTGCTGCTGCCTGCAGGTGAAGGACTGCATCGAGCACGCGGTGCTGCCCATGGACGGGGCCACGCTAGCTGAGGTGATGCGCCAGCGGGGCATTAACATGCGCTACCTGGGCAAGGTGCTTGACCTGGTTGTGCGGAGCCCGGCCCGAGAGCAGCTGGACCACATCTATGTGCGTGACGCCCGGGCTGCTGGGCTGTGCCATGGGGGAAGGGGGCACGCTTCGGGGCTGGGTGGAGGTCTGGGCCTGACCCAGACTCCCTTCTCTGAACCCTTGCAGAAAATCGGCATCGGAGAGCTCATCACCCGCTCCGCTAAGCACATCTTCAAGACGTACTTACAGGTAATGCCAGTACCCTTACCCCCACCATGGCggggcagggtggtgggagggCCCATATGACTTGAGTCCCAAATTCCCTTGCAGGGAGTGGAGCTCTCGGGCCTCTCGGCTGCCATCAGCCACTTTCTCAACTGCTTCCTGAGCTCCTACCCCAACCCTGTGGCCCATCTGCCTGCTGACGAGCTCATCTCCAAGAagaggaacaggaggaggagaaacCGGCCTCCAGGGGCTGCAGATAACACGGCCTGGGCTGTCATGACACCCCAGGAGCTCTGGAAGAATATCTGCCAGGAGGCCAAGAACTACTTTGACTTCAGCCTTGAGTGGTGAGTGAGCAgcgcgggtgggggcggggcctcaGTCTCTGGTTGCAGGGTGTGaactgggagaggaggaagggagcagtGGAGGGCTGCCTGCTCAGGGAGTGGGGATGAGGGTTGTTGGTGTGGGTCCTGGCTGGTGAGTACTGGATACtcaggtggggagaagagggggctAAGAGGGGCTGGGCTGCATGGGCCCACATGCCGCCTCTCCCTCAGCGAGACCGTGGACCAGGCTGTGGAGACCTATGGCCTGCAGAAGATCACGCTGCTGCGGGAAATCTCCCTGAAAACTGGAATCCAGGTGGGGTGGCTCAgggccccgcccctgcccgcccTCCCTCCTGTGGCGTCTACGGGACCATCAGGGTGGGGGGGGCTGAGTGGCTTTCTGGAGACCTGGGGTGGTAGGTTGGGAGGTGCCACGTGAGCATGGGGTTGAGGCCACCCGTGGGTGTTGGGCTGTGTCCCCCAGATCCTGCTGAAGGAGTACAGCTTTGACAGCCGCCACAAACCCGCATTCACCGAGGAGGACGTGCTCAATATCTTCCCCGTGGTCAAGCATGTCAACCCAAAGGCCTCAGACGCCTTCCACTTCTTCCAGAGTGGGCAGGCCAAAGTACAGCAGGGTGCGTGACCAGGtgtggccggggggaggggggtccccTGGCCCGGCCCTGACCTTGCCACCCTTGGGGGTGCCCTgcaggcttcctgaaggagggCTGTGAGCTCATCAATGAGGCCCTGAACCTGTTTAACAACGTGTACGGAGCCATGCACGTGGAGATCTGTGCCTGCTTGCGCCTCCTTGCTCGTCTCCACTACATTATGGGCGACTACGCCGAGGTGGGCCTGGAGCACCCTCTGGGCTGTGTCAGCGGAGGCCTTGGAGCCTAGCCTGGCACTGGGGGCTGGCGAGCGAGGGAGCCGGGGCTATGTTCTCACCCCATTTTGCAGGAAGCGGAGGTCCAGGCCTGGGGAACTGTGCCCCATCTGTGAGGCCAAGGGTGCTGCTCTCCTTGGGAGCccctccaggaggagcagagaCCAGGGGACCCTGGGGAGTGACTTGTTTGGCCTGGGcttgcttcccctgctctgcagctCCATAGTTAGGTTGTCGGGAGAGCCTCCATGCTTGTGGACGGAGTTGGGGGTGACGACGGGGCCTCCCTTCCTAAGGAGAGTGGGAAGGATGGCTTCTTGGTCACAGGGCCTGGGACCTTGTGAGAGCTGCGTGGGGTGTCTCTAAGCGTTCCTGGGCCTGCTGGGCTTCACCTGCCTTGTTGGCCCAGGGCTTTAAGAGGCTCCTTCCTGGGGCAGGTGCCCTGTAGGCCTCCACGCCTCAATCCTAGAGTCTGTCTGTTGTTTGTGTGTGCCTCTTTTTATTACTGCTTTATCTTTAGCCT is a window from the Neovison vison isolate M4711 chromosome 5, ASM_NN_V1, whole genome shotgun sequence genome containing:
- the CLUH gene encoding clustered mitochondria protein homolog isoform X2, giving the protein MVIKTDELPAAAPADGAREPSSQAGGKGRPGAAELPSVMLLNGDCPESLKKEERAAELPRENGLDEAEPGEETTGQEVIVIQDTGFSVKILAPGIEPFSLQVSPQEMVQEIHQVLMDREDTCHRTCFSLHLDGNMLDHFSELRSVEGLQEGSVLRVVEEPYTVREARIHVRHVRDLLKSLDPSDAFNGVDCNSLSFLSVFTDGDLGDSGKRKKGLEMDPIDCTPPEYILPGSRERPLCPLQPQNRDWKPLQCLKVLTMSGWNPPPGNRKMHGDLMYLFVITAEDRQVSITASTRGFYLNQSTAYHFNPKPASPRFLSHSLVELLNQISPTFKKNFAVLQKKRVQRHPFERIATPFQVYSWTAPQAEHAMDCVRAEDAYTSRLGYEEHIPGQTRDWNEELQTTRELPRKNLPERLLRERAIFKVHSDFTAAATRGAMAVIDGNVMAINPSEETKMQMFIWNNIFFSLGFDVRDHYKDFGGDVAAYVAPTNDLNGVRTYNAVDVEGLYTLGTVVVDYRGYRVTAQSIIPGILERDQEQSVIYGSIDFGKTVMSHPRYLELLERTSRPLKILRHRVLNDRDEEVELCSSVECKGIIGNDGRHYILDLLRTFPPDLNFLPVPGEGLPEECTRAGFPRAHRHKLCCLRQELVDAFVEHRYLLFMKLAALQLMQQKAGRMESSSTLENGDSLSSESKPEDPPGPEAGSEEEGGGASGLAKVKELAETIASDDGTDPRSREVIRNACKAVGSISSTAFDVRFNPDIFSPGVRFPESCQEEVRDQKQLLKDAAAFLLSCQIPGLVKDCIEHAVLPMDGATLAEVMRQRGINMRYLGKVLDLVVRSPAREQLDHIYKIGIGELITRSAKHIFKTYLQGVELSGLSAAISHFLNCFLSSYPNPVAHLPADELISKKRNRRRRNRPPGAADNTAWAVMTPQELWKNICQEAKNYFDFSLECETVDQAVETYGLQKITLLREISLKTGIQILLKEYSFDSRHKPAFTEEDVLNIFPVVKHVNPKASDAFHFFQSGQAKVQQGFLKEGCELINEALNLFNNVYGAMHVEICACLRLLARLHYIMGDYAEALSNQQKAVLMSERVMGIEHPNTIQEYMHLALYCFASSQLSTALSLLYRARYLTLLVFGEDHPEMALLDNNIGLVLHGVMEYDLSLRFLENALAVSTKYHGPKSLKVALSHHLVARVYESKAEFRSALQHEKEGYTIYKTQLGEDHEKTKESSEYLKCLTQQAVALQRTMNEIYRNGSSANIPPLKFTAPSMASVLEQLNVINGILFIPLSQKDLENLKAEVARRQQLQEASRNREKAEEPMVTEPEPAGAPEDSASQPQAAKDPSSPSLQG
- the CLUH gene encoding clustered mitochondria protein homolog isoform X1, whose translation is MVIKTDELPAAAPADGAREPSSQAGGKGRPGAAELPSVMLLNGDCPESLKKEERAAELPRENGLDEAEPGEETTGQEVIVIQDTGFSVKILAPGIEPFSLQVSPQEMVQEIHQVLMDREDTCHRTCFSLHLDGNMLDHFSELRSVEGLQEGSVLRVVEEPYTVREARIHVRHVRDLLKSLDPSDAFNGVDCNSLSFLSVFTDGDLGDSGKRKKGLEMDPIDCTPPEYILPGSRERPLCPLQPQNRDWKPLQCLKVLTMSGWNPPPGNRKMHGDLMYLFVITAEDRQVSITASTRGFYLNQSTAYHFNPKPASPRFLSHSLVELLNQISPTFKKNFAVLQKKRVQRHPFERIATPFQVYSWTAPQAEHAMDCVRAEDAYTSRLGYEEHIPGQTRDWNEELQTTRELPRKNLPERLLRERAIFKVHSDFTAAATRGAMAVIDGNVMAINPSEETKMQMFIWNNIFFSLGFDVRDHYKDFGGDVAAYVAPTNDLNGVRTYNAVDVEGLYTLGTVVVDYRGYRVTAQSIIPGILERDQEQSVIYGSIDFGKTVMSHPRYLELLERTSRPLKILRHRVLNDRDEEVELCSSVECKGIIGNDGRHYILDLLRTFPPDLNFLPVPGEGLPEECTRAGFPRAHRHKLCCLRQELVDAFVEHRYLLFMKLAALQLMQQKAGRMESSSTLENGDSLSSESKPEDPPGPEAGSEEEGGGASGLAKVKELAETIASDDGTADPRSREVIRNACKAVGSISSTAFDVRFNPDIFSPGVRFPESCQEEVRDQKQLLKDAAAFLLSCQIPGLVKDCIEHAVLPMDGATLAEVMRQRGINMRYLGKVLDLVVRSPAREQLDHIYKIGIGELITRSAKHIFKTYLQGVELSGLSAAISHFLNCFLSSYPNPVAHLPADELISKKRNRRRRNRPPGAADNTAWAVMTPQELWKNICQEAKNYFDFSLECETVDQAVETYGLQKITLLREISLKTGIQILLKEYSFDSRHKPAFTEEDVLNIFPVVKHVNPKASDAFHFFQSGQAKVQQGFLKEGCELINEALNLFNNVYGAMHVEICACLRLLARLHYIMGDYAEALSNQQKAVLMSERVMGIEHPNTIQEYMHLALYCFASSQLSTALSLLYRARYLTLLVFGEDHPEMALLDNNIGLVLHGVMEYDLSLRFLENALAVSTKYHGPKSLKVALSHHLVARVYESKAEFRSALQHEKEGYTIYKTQLGEDHEKTKESSEYLKCLTQQAVALQRTMNEIYRNGSSANIPPLKFTAPSMASVLEQLNVINGILFIPLSQKDLENLKAEVARRQQLQEASRNREKAEEPMVTEPEPAGAPEDSASQPQAAKDPSSPSLQG
- the CLUH gene encoding clustered mitochondria protein homolog isoform X3, which encodes MLLNGDCPESLKKEERAAELPRENGLDEAEPGEETTGQEVIVIQDTGFSVKILAPGIEPFSLQVSPQEMVQEIHQVLMDREDTCHRTCFSLHLDGNMLDHFSELRSVEGLQEGSVLRVVEEPYTVREARIHVRHVRDLLKSLDPSDAFNGVDCNSLSFLSVFTDGDLGDSGKRKKGLEMDPIDCTPPEYILPGSRERPLCPLQPQNRDWKPLQCLKVLTMSGWNPPPGNRKMHGDLMYLFVITAEDRQVSITASTRGFYLNQSTAYHFNPKPASPRFLSHSLVELLNQISPTFKKNFAVLQKKRVQRHPFERIATPFQVYSWTAPQAEHAMDCVRAEDAYTSRLGYEEHIPGQTRDWNEELQTTRELPRKNLPERLLRERAIFKVHSDFTAAATRGAMAVIDGNVMAINPSEETKMQMFIWNNIFFSLGFDVRDHYKDFGGDVAAYVAPTNDLNGVRTYNAVDVEGLYTLGTVVVDYRGYRVTAQSIIPGILERDQEQSVIYGSIDFGKTVMSHPRYLELLERTSRPLKILRHRVLNDRDEEVELCSSVECKGIIGNDGRHYILDLLRTFPPDLNFLPVPGEGLPEECTRAGFPRAHRHKLCCLRQELVDAFVEHRYLLFMKLAALQLMQQKAGRMESSSTLENGDSLSSESKPEDPPGPEAGSEEEGGGASGLAKVKELAETIASDDGTADPRSREVIRNACKAVGSISSTAFDVRFNPDIFSPGVRFPESCQEEVRDQKQLLKDAAAFLLSCQIPGLVKDCIEHAVLPMDGATLAEVMRQRGINMRYLGKVLDLVVRSPAREQLDHIYKIGIGELITRSAKHIFKTYLQGVELSGLSAAISHFLNCFLSSYPNPVAHLPADELISKKRNRRRRNRPPGAADNTAWAVMTPQELWKNICQEAKNYFDFSLECETVDQAVETYGLQKITLLREISLKTGIQILLKEYSFDSRHKPAFTEEDVLNIFPVVKHVNPKASDAFHFFQSGQAKVQQGFLKEGCELINEALNLFNNVYGAMHVEICACLRLLARLHYIMGDYAEALSNQQKAVLMSERVMGIEHPNTIQEYMHLALYCFASSQLSTALSLLYRARYLTLLVFGEDHPEMALLDNNIGLVLHGVMEYDLSLRFLENALAVSTKYHGPKSLKVALSHHLVARVYESKAEFRSALQHEKEGYTIYKTQLGEDHEKTKESSEYLKCLTQQAVALQRTMNEIYRNGSSANIPPLKFTAPSMASVLEQLNVINGILFIPLSQKDLENLKAEVARRQQLQEASRNREKAEEPMVTEPEPAGAPEDSASQPQAAKDPSSPSLQG